From the Lathyrus oleraceus cultivar Zhongwan6 chromosome 3, CAAS_Psat_ZW6_1.0, whole genome shotgun sequence genome, the window TAACCATCAATtgttgattcattactttcaagatggtttgactggtgctgctttGAAGTGGTACATGGGACTTGATAGCACCCAGATCCTtactttcaatgatctaggtgAAGATTTTATTCAtcagtacaagtataatgttgacaTGACGCCAAACCGAGCTCAACTCCGTGatatgtcccaaaaggataagaaaactttcaaagagtacgcaCAAATATGGAGCGAGATTGCCGTGCAGGTCTGTCTTCCactagaagagaaagagatgacaaagtTGTTTTTAAAAACTTTGAGTCCATTTTACTATGACATAATGGTTGCAAGCGCtcccagtgattttaccgagatgaTAAACATGGGAATGACACTACAAAAATGTGTATGTGAGGGACGATTGAAAAAGAGTGGTTCATATGAAAGTTCCAGAAGATATGGGAATATGATGCTAACGCTATTTCGCAAGAAAAGTGTAGAAGATCTCTGAGAAACAATCAACGTCATTAATATGTGGCTTTAGTTACCCCCATTATTATTTTTTCTCCAGTTGTTCAGGTAGCACCAAATTATCAACCATATTTTCAACAACGTATCCATCAACAGAATCAACATTACCGTGTCCAGAGACCAACATAATTTGATCAAATTTTGATGTCCTATGCGGAATTATTTCCTGCTTTGATACAAAAGAGTTTGGTATAGATGAGAACTCCACCAGCTATTTCTAAATAACTTCCATGGTGATATAAACCTGATCATCATTGTGCATTCCATCAAGGTGCATCCagtcatgatattgagaactgtttTGCTTTGAAAGCTAAGGTGAGAAGACTAGTGCAAAGTGGTATTTTGTCTTTTGAAGACTCTGGTCCTAATGTGCAAGCCAATTCGTAGCCTAAACACGGTGGTGCAACTGCGAATATGGTCGAAGGATGTCATGGAAAGTACCGTGTCTTTGATGTAAACCTGATTATAAGATCCTTGGTTAATATGCACGTAACTTTGTGTGAGCTGAGTtattatgagcatgatcatgcTTTTTACCATATTTGCTCGAGAAATCCTCGAGGGTGTGCTTTGGTGAAGAGAGATTTGCAAGAGATGATGAATCAAAATCTTATTCATATTACAAGAGATAGAGATGAAGATGAGCATGAGGTGAATGTCATATTTCCCCATTTCAATATCCCAGAACCAGTTGTGATTGCCTACAATAGTCAAAAGTTCGTTGTCTCTCATTTGGTTATTCGTCCGGTCGGACCTACACCCTATGaatctgataaagttgttcctcACAAGTACAATTCTATCATGTCGAAAGATGGGAAAGAAGTCCATATTCCTTCTTTCTCTTCTTTTGTGAACATTATTGATGTAAGTGGTGTGACCCGAAGTGGTCAAGTATTTGCTTTTGCGGCTCCTAAAAGAATTGGAGATGCTTCGGTGGGGAAGAAAACTCATATGGAAACTCATGTTATACAGTCTGGCCAATCTATCAGTGTGACCCAGAAGTATGATCAGGATGAACTGATGAAGTTGATTAAGAGAATTAAATTCAATGTGGTGGATCAGTTATTGCATACCCCATCCAAAATATTTGCCTTATCTTTGCAAATTAATACAGAAGTTCACGGAGAGGCTTTGTAGAAATTTTTGGAGCAAGCCTATATGGATCATGATGTAACAATTGGTCAGTTTGATGGCATTGTGGCCAACATTACTGTGTGTAACAATCTGAGTTTCAGTGTTGAAGAATTTCCCGAGCATGGGAGGAATTATAATTTGGCTTTTCACATTTCTATGAACTGTCAAGAAGATGttatgtccaatgtgttggttgatactgtATCTTCGCTGAATGTTATGCCAAAGTCTACTTTGTCCAAGCTCTCCTATCAGGGTGCTCCGATGAGGTTTATTGGGGTTATTATGAAGGCCATTGATGGCTCGAAGAAGAttgtgattggagaggttgatctcccgATGAAGATAGGTCCGTGCTTATTTCAGATTACgtttcaagtgatggatatccatcTCACATATAGTTGTCTTTTGGGTCGTCCGTGAATTCACGAAGCTGGGGCAGTGacgtcaactctccatcagaagttgaaatttgtgaagaatggaaagtTAGTGATTTAGGGTGGCGAGCAGGCCATGTTGGTAAATCATCTCTCTTCATTTTCGTATATTTATGCCAATGAGTCTGTGGGAACTCCATTTCAAGCTCTTTCTGTCGAAGATAATGCTTTTAAGAAGAACGGGACATCCATGACTTCTTTGAAATATGCCCAACAAGTTATGGAGAATGGTCAATCTTCTAGATGGGGTCAAGTTGTTGAGCTTGATGAGAACAAGAACAGAGTTGGTTTGGGCTTCTCGCCTAGTTCAACCCGAAGAGATTTAAAGCGTATCCAAGAAGTTTTTCACATTGCTGGTTTTATCCACTCCAAAGATCAGTCTGTTGCCGCAATCCTGGAAGATGATCCAGAGCAAGAAGCGTTGAACTTTGTGAAGCATGGATTGATGTGCCAAAATTGGACCGTTGTTGATGTTCCCTCTGCTATTCACTTGTCAAAGTAAtatgtttttgttattttcaaatATCCTTTCACTATTCCCAAGGTGAAAGTTAATTTATATGGGATTTGTTTCAAACCTtatcatcattaataaaatgttatttcgtttatccatattatgttttctcttttttctttttctggaaaaaaatggtaacataaaaaaccaagataataatcactttttatatATGCATCACAATGTGcatttatttgttcatattctaaaatcaagcataaaatcattgtgcagattaattgttaaacccattgTAAATAATGACTttatgccctctcccaactttgaattccctgtgtttgaatTGGAAGAAGAGGATGTCGAAGAGATTCCTGATGATATTTCCCGTTTTCTTAAGCACGAGAAGAAAACCATTCAGCCTTATAAAGAGCCATTGGAAGTGATTGATTTGGGTTCTGAAGAGAACAAGAAAGAGGTCGAGATTGGGGAATTGctttgtccagatgttaagaagaggatggtagagcttcttagagaatatatggatgtgtttgcttggtcttatcaagatattccaagtcttgatactgatattgtggagcatagattaccatTGAATCCAGAGTGTTTTCCAGTTaaacagaagttgagaagaactcatcctgatatagATGTTAAGATCTAAGAAGAGGTTcaaaagcatattgatgttggtttccttgttacttctgagtatccttaatgggtggccaatattatgcctgttctgaagaaggatggaaaagtttgGATGTATGTCGGTTATAGACAGTTGTACAAAGCTAGCCCAAAGGATGACTTTCCTCTGCCACAcatcgacatgttggtagataataaTCTAAGTTCAATGTATTCTCCTTTATagatggtttctccggttataatcagatcaagatggtgcccgaggacatggaaaagacaacatttattacaccctggggaacattctgctatagagtgatgcctttcggtttaaaaAATGCGGGTGTAACGTACCAGACAACCATGACTACTattttccatgacatgatgcacaaagagataaaagtctatattgatgatatgattgctaagtataagactgaagaagatcatgttgagtatttgttgaagttgtttcagcgtttgagaaagtttaaactctGATTGAATGCTAATAAATATGCTTTTGGCATCCGTTCAGgaaagttgttgggcttcattgtcagtcAGAAGGGTATTGAAGTATATCCTGATAAAGTtagagctattcaagagatgcctaCACCAAAGACATAAAATAAGTAAGAGGTTTCCTCGGACGTCTGAATTACATCTCCAGGGTTACATCTCACATGACTGCAACATGTGGGCCAACCTTCAAGCTTCTCCAtaaagatcaaggttgtgtttggACAAAGGACTGCCAAAACGATTTTGAAAACATCAAGGAGTATGTGCTTGAACCTCCTATCTTGTATCCTCCAGTGGAAGAAATACCATTGATTATGTACTCAACTgtgttagaagagtccatgggttgtgtacttggacaacaagatgaaactggtagaAAATAGCATGACATCTACTATTTAAGTAAGAAGTTTAGagactgtgagtctcggtactccatgcttgagaagacttgttgtgctttagccTGGACAACCGAACGTCTATGCCAGTATATGAttaatcataccacttggttgatatccaaaatggatccaatcaagtatatttttgaaaagcctcTTTGATTGGGAGGATTGCTCATTGGCAAATTCTATTATCTGAATATGATATTAAGTACCATACTCAGTAAGCgattaaaggaagtattcttACATATCATTTGACTCAccaaccaattgatgattatctatccatcaggtttgactttcctgatgaagatgttatgtacttaaaagctaaagattatgatgaaccatttTCTGAAGAAGGACCAGATCTTGGATCCCAgtggggtttagtgtttgatggatttgttaatgcttatggtaatggcattggggaaatCATCATTACTTCTTagggttctcatatccctttcaCTGCAAGATTAATGTTTGATTGTACGAACAATATGGaagagtatgaggcttgtatcatgggtgTTGAAGAAGTTATTTACTTGAGAATTAAGATTATTGATGTGTATGGAGATTCATCCTTGGTGGTTAATAAtattaaaggagaatgggaaactcgtCATCCTGGCTTTATTCCTTACAAATATTATGTAAGGAGGTTATTGACTTTCTTCAAtaaagttgagtttcatcatataaCTCGTGAAGAAAATCATATGGAAGACGCTTTGActactttgtcttctatgtataaagtaaatcATGGGAATGACACGCCCAATATCAGAATTATGCACCTTGATAGACCTATTCATGTGTTTGTAGCAGAAGAAGTCACTaatgataagccttggtatcatgatatcaagtgtttcctccaaacTCAGGAATACCCTCTTGGAGCATCTAGCAAAGATAataagactttgagaagattggtTGACAATTTATTTCTGAATGAAGATGTgatgtacaagagaaactttgacattGTCTTGCTCAGAcgcgtggatagacacgaagcagacatgttaatgcaggaagttcatgaagaATCCTTTTATACTtatgccaatggacatgcaatgacTAAAAATATGTTAAAGGAAGGTTACCattgactgacaatggaatctTATTTCTataaatatgtgaagaagtgccataaatgtcatATTTATGgtgataagattcatgtgcctctgactcttctcaatgttatttcatccccatggcatttctctatgtggggaattgacatgattgatACGATTGAACTGAAAGCTTTGAACAAACATtatttcattctggtggctattgattatttcaccaaatgggttgaagcgacatctTATGCTAATTTTACCAAGTAGGTCATGgtcagatttatcaagaatcagattatttACCGATATGGTATTCCAAGTAAGATCATCattgataatggatcaaacttgaataataagataATGAAAGAGCTATAAGAACAAAATTTtgtctacaattcatctctaaggtttgatgataacaaaggatgaaacaaattggtaccctaacaaatTTATCTAAGTGCGCGGGACTCTAACAGAAAAAGGATCAGATAGACAAACATCTGACAATCACGCAAGTCCTGAATAGAAACTTAGAATAAATAAAGACAAAGgctctgactctgaagaaaagGAATCTCACAGAGTCTGACAGAAAGAAGACTCAGACACTCTGAATCTGAACAGTTCCACTCAATAGATCTGATGATTCACACTCTGAAGAAGTCACTATCAGAAAGACATCAAGAACTTCTGAAGTAAATCTGCTCTCAGCAACTATCTGAAGATATACACGCTGAACAAGAACATCTGAACTCTGCATGCTCTGATTCAAGGACAATCACAAAGACTTAGCTACAAAGTTTTCTACTTTTGGTATGAATCTATTTTTGGAATAGATTAAACGCGCTTCTAAATTGATATGGAAAGGACAAGGAGATTAATGACAATAAAAGTCCATCATTGCCAAGATATCCATGAATGCCTCAGCTAACGGTCTCTTGATCAAATCTCTATATAAAGGCAGGATCATCTTCTTACAAGACAACAAAGCATACACGAAAAAATACTACAATCAAAATCCATAATCTCTTTTATTCTTGTTCAATTCTGTTCACGCGAGTTGTTTCTCTGAGTGTGAAATGTTTCAGTTCTTATATTGTGTAACGactgcttacctagaagcactaaacacttcattgtattttcaaatagttgttgaatatttcctcaagtgCCTAGTGAATatgtaaacttgagagggctaagagatctttgTCCTCTTAGACGTTTTTCTattgtaatctttcaagattagtggattaagtccttgttaaaggcgaaatcaccttggccggatggactggagtagctttgagtttcaagcgaaccaggataaacttttgtGTTGATAGCCTTACTTTTCATGTGTGTTTATTTGCAAAAGTTTTAATCATCTgtgaaaataattcaaaccccccctttcttgtttttctctaccttcaattggtatcagagcttcggctctgttattgattttctaatcaaacacttaacagtgtagagagatccaacgtgagaaaaacactatggccaacactaatgaaagagacagttacaatgtCAAACCTCCAGTATTTtatggagaaaagtttgattattAGAAAtatagaatcgaaagtttctttctgggttatgacACTGACCTATGGGACATAGTTACAATTGGCTATGTAGCACCTGTATCTGATGCTCGTATTGCTATTGCCAGAAATAAAATGActgatgatcagaagcgtgatttcaaaaatcaccacaaagCAAGAACAATACTGTTgaatgccatatcctacaatgaatatgaaaagatcactAACAGAGAAactgctaaagaaatacttgactccctaaAGATGACCCATGAAGGCAACTCACAAGTCAAAAAGACAAAGGatctggctctaattcagaaatatgaagtcttcaagatggaggacgatgaagctataaaggtaatgttttctagatttcaaactttaattgaaggagtcaaggttctggacaagggatacacaactgcaaatcatgtcaaaaagattgtcagaagcttgccaaagaagtggagacctatggtaatTGCATTAAAACTATCAAAAGATTTGAACAACATAAGCTTGGAAGAACTCGTCAGCTCCCTCaggagtcatgagatagaacttgaggaagatgagccccAAAAGAAAAGCAAGTTTGTAGCTCTGAAGTCTAGATTTAAGAGACGTGaaccagaaaggaacaaagccctccaagctgaagaagaagaaaatgatgACCCTGAAAAggatgattatgatgatgaagaagagttaaacaactctggagaaaaaggaataacaacttcagaagaccaagacaTAAGGTAGATCGCTTATAATCAACTTCTAGAGGCAAaccaaacaaagaggtaacatgttatgaatgtaaagaacgAGGTCACTATAGAAACGAATGCCCAAAGCTGAAGAAAGACAGATCCAGAAAACAAGTATTCAAGAAAAGTTCCTTTaaaactaagaagggactcatggccacttgggatgactctgaatctaATGCCTCAGAATTAGACTCTGAAGAAGAACAGGCAAAtatggcattcatggctaccacgTCTAGAAGCTCATCAGAAAGAGAATCTAATCCTGCAGAGGTATTTTCTTATCTTTCTTGATCTGACCTTGAATCTTGTTTATCTGAATCTctaagctcatatcagaaactttGACAAAAGTTCAAGGCTTTGAAAAAGGTCCTTGAAGGAAccattgaagaatgtgataagcttgagatgaAAGTTTCTGAATTAAAAGACGACATTCTGATTTTGGAAAGAGAAAAAGAATCTTcaaaataaacaatgtttaaaacttgaagaagctttatctcaagccccacaaacttctaacacaatcatatataaatatgaaaaagcaTTTCAAAAGTTTATGAAAAATGGGCTATAAAGAAGCAGaatggcttctatgatttatggagtcatctagaataagaaaagaggaatagGATATGACTCTGAAGAAGACGAGCAAATACCTTCTGCAGATGATAAACCTAAATCccctttttcttatcactacacacatgcacaaacacaaaattttactaatgccagaaaacccaaagtttcaagaaactctgggagaactaatcacaaaggacccaaaagattctgggtaccaaaggatgAAATAATTgatgttgcagatatcctatgcaacagagttaagacaccaatcatggtacctggactctggatgctcgcgacacatgacgggaagaaagcatatgttctATAGCTTGGAACTTAAATATGTTAGCtttgtaggtttcggaggaaatcagaaaggaagaatcagaggctctagaactattggtaatggattTCTTCCCTCTATctctgatgttctttatgtagaaggattaatgcataacatgttatcaataagtcaattaagtgataacggttatgatatgatcttcaatcaaaaaacatacaaagcaattaatcagaataatggaacaTTTCTTTTCActggaaagaggaaaaacaacatttacaaaattaatctttcagatctaaaagatcaaaatgtaaaatgtttaatgtctgtaaatgaagagcTATGGGTATGACAtagacgcttgggtcacattagtATGAGAAGGATTTCTtagctaaataaactcgagttagtcatAGGTATACCTAATCTGAAGTTCTCTTCATATGCTCTTTGTGAGGCATGTcaaaaaggaaaattttcaaaaacttccttcaaaaagaaaaatgttgtttctacctctaagcctctggaactcCTTCACATTGAAttgtttggacctgttaagatagcttcagtcaatggaaagaagtatggactggtcattgttgatgattatagtcgctggacatgggtaaaattttTAAAGCATAAGAATGATTCACACTATGTATTCACTAGCTTCTATTtaaaagtgcaaaatgaatttgactctaaaatcatcagatctataatgaatttgactctaaacAGTCAATGGAAAATAAGTTTTTTGAGGaactttttgattcaaatggaatatcccatgatttctcctgtcctagaactccacaacaaaatggggttgtagaaaggaagaataggactctccaagaaatggccagaaccatgattaACGAAAAAAACGTGGCTAAGCACTTTTGAGATGAAGCAGTAAATATAACATgctatattcagaatagaatctctgtcagacctattctggagaagactacttacgaactgtgtaaaggaagaaaacccaacatttaTCACTTTCATCCCTTTGGATGATCTTGCTTTATTCTTAATACTAAAGAAcatttgaacaagtttgattcaaaagcataaaaaggtattatgttaggatactcagagcgctctaaaggctacagagtatacaatacagaaaccaaaattgtggaagaatcaatacatgtcagatttgatgataagcttgactttgaaaagtcaaagctagttgaaaaacttgcaaatctggagataactcttgcaggttctgacgaaaagactaaagaaTCTAAGGAAGCTGAAAAGCAAAATCCAGAAACAACTGAAATCCCAACTATacagaaaagatcaagaaatcgtccaaacatctctgaagatttgattatggaaacaaggatgaacctatcagaacaaggtctacattcaaagtatctgaGGAAACCCCTCTGGGATTAGTGTCTCTGATAGAGCCTACTTCATGTGATGAGGAACTTCAACACAATGACTGGAATCTGGCAATggaagaagaacttgatcaatttgcaaagCACGACGTATGGGATCTGGTACCAAGGCCAAAAGGAACCCACgtcattggaacaagatgggtgttcagaaacaaactaaatgaaaaaggagaagtGTTCAGGAACAAAGCACGATTGGTAGCACAcggttacagtcaacaagaatgcattgactataatgaaacctttgctctaGTCGCCAAGTTAGAATTTATTCGcttacttgtatcattcgctgtaaatcattccatcaaattatatcagatggatgtcaagagcgcatttctaaatggttatatctcagaagaagtgtatgttcaccaacctccgggttttgaaaactctaaatatccagaacatgtttttaaactgaaaaaatctctgtatggtctaaaacaagctcctagagcttggtatgaaagactaagcacCTTTCTTCTGAATTATGATTTTATTAAAGGTAAggttgattctacactcttctgtaaaaacattagaaatgatctcatgatatgtcagatatacgttgatgatataatttttggttcagctaacccctctgtttgtcaagaattctctgagttaatgcaggcaaaatttgaaatgagtttgatgcaagaactaaaattctttctgggaattcaaatcaaccaagCTTTAGAAGCCACATACGTATAccaaagcaaatacataaaagacattctgaagaaacTTGAAATGTCAGAATGTAAACCATCAAAGACTCCCATGCATTCAACCTGCATtttggaaaaagaagaagtaagtcaaaaggtttgtcagaagctctatcgtggtatgataggctctcttaTCTATCTGACGGCTACACGGCCAGATATTCTTTTCAACGTgtgtctctgtgccagatttcaatcagatccaagggaatctcatcTAATAGCagttaagagaatcctaaggtatctgaaaggaacacctaaccttgacctgatgtatgagaaaacattagagtataggctctctggatattgtgatgcaaATTATGTCGGACACAGATTGGAATGAAAAATCACATCTGGAAACTGTCAGTTTCTGGGAAACAATCTTATATCTTGGGCCAACAAAAGATAGTCAACCATTACAGTCTCTACTGCAGAAGCATAATATATCTCAGCTTCATTATTCACTactcagatactctggatgaaaaatcaactagaagatcttcagatatatgagagtaacgtTCCCATCTTTTATGACAATACTGCTGCCATATGCTTAAGTAAGAACCCTATTCTACATTCCCGAGCAAGGCACATAGAgataaaacatcattttatcatagactatgttcagaaaggggtatttctttaaaattcatagatacagaccaccaatgggctgatatcttcacaaaaccccttgctgaagatagattctcattCATTTTGAAACATTTAAAAATGGAAAATTGCCCAGAATGAGTCAAACATGTGCTTCTTTGAAATGGAAAAATAGGCTCTAAACTTAACATATGGCGTATGAATCTGACTCTAATATGTCTACCAGTTAGAAGTTATCTGAATCAAGAATCCTCGGGAtccaatctcttggtattcctgaagacCAGATAGATCAACACGTGGTCTCTCTTGCGTCTGactttggatcttctagacaactgtctagcacAGAACTCGAGAAACAGACCTTTGAGATTTCCTCGAGCAATGTGCTGATTTGTGGGATTAGACATCCATCATTAGCTGTAATTAATTTCCCCCCTAGCGTGTCAACTCAAATTTCTGTTCCATCATTTAATTACTATTTAATATTCCCATCTAACAGTGTCGTTTTGCATGCTTGCCTTATGTACTTATACTTTCCACAATtctcactttcacacttttcactcacatCCTACACAAACCCTTGTTCTCTAATCCCTTTCAACCTTCAAGCATCTTCAAGCGTTCTTCAAGCAACcttcatcttcttcatggattctcagcaATAATCAGTATACAACTATTTTCAACAAATGGAATCAATTGAACAACCTTCAACCtcttcccaacaaacaactacTGCAACTGCTGCAATCTCCACTCCTATCTACAAGGAACCTCATATTTTGGATCGACCACCACACATTCATCTTGCTACTCCCTTCGACAAGCTAGAAGTTCTCTGCGAATCGCTGGTTGATTTTGAAAATATGAAGAGAAACGGGATTGACCTCACTGAAGAATTAAGaaagcaagggtgggaaaactactttcaaagGCTATATGGTCCAATCTACACCTATCTGATCAAGGAATTATGGAGATTTTCAAATTTAGACGATCACTACATTGTCTCTtatgttctgggggtgaagatAGTCATCACTGAAAAATCCATCGCCACCCTTCTGAATATAGAGAAGACAAGGGGAACAAGAATCTACAACATTAACCCTAGGGAAAAATACATGTCCCAGGAGATTATCCCAACCATCTTCAAACAGAACACTGAGGGAAACTcttccaagaacaaggaacttcaccagaatctAAGAGTTTGGCTAAAGATCACTTTAGGGactattcatcatcgcccaacATCCAACTCGTCAGACTACATCAACACCGAccagaagtgcatcctctactgcCTCCACAAAGGGCTCAAGCTGAATCTGCCATCCTTGCTATTCAAAT encodes:
- the LOC127130363 gene encoding uncharacterized protein LOC127130363 — its product is MEEYEACIMGVEEVIYLRIKIIDVYGDSSLVVNNIKGEWETRHPGFIPYKYYVRRLLTFFNKVEFHHITREENHMEDALTTLSSMYKVNHGNDTPNIRIMHLDRPIHVFVAEEVTNDKPWYHDIKCFLQTQEYPLGASSKDNKTLRRLVDNLFLNEDVMYKRNFDIVLLRRVDRHEADMLMQEVHEESFYTYANGHAMTKNMLKEGYH